One Pseudomonadales bacterium genomic region harbors:
- a CDS encoding PQQ-dependent dehydrogenase, methanol/ethanol family: MKCVACNCANQINWFAFITLILTIFLVGCGSHNEQRSNLSTPATQAVADVNTKRILQAEQEPQNWLTHGRTYNEQRYSLLSQITEDNIANLGLAWFHDFDTKRGMEATPIVVDGVIYVSGSWSRVYALNAATGALLWEYDPKVPPEWAVNLCCDVVNRGVAVWQGRVYVGTLDGRLIALSADDGQVVWSVQTTPTDKPYSITGAPRVVKDKVIIGNGGAELGVRGFVSAYSAQSGELVWRFYTVPGDPNEPFESKALEMAAKTWRGGEWWKIGGGGTVWDSMAYDPELDLLYFGVGNGSPWSRYLRSPGGGDNLFLSSIVAVRPDSGEYVWHYQTTPGDSWDYTATQHMILTDLEIDGNLRKVIMQAPKNGFFYVLDRKTGEFISAQAFVDVNWASHVDAKSGRPVVKPEAYYDQTKPFVSMPGPAGGHTWQPMSYSPSTGLVYIPAMSTAYPYMVDAGFQHQSFGWNTGIDDLVAAMPEDEAQRRAIKASLKGRLLAWDPVRQQVKWQVEHANIWNGGVVSTATNLVFQGNGAGYLNAYSADQGNKLWSFFAQTGIMAAPISYAVDGEQYIAVAAGWGGGVPLIIGGMLTEAANQNVSRLLVFKLGGKEQLPPLKVQHKELNPPAMTASPETVQQGKALYHKYCGACHGNSVISGGILPDLRYTQMHTVWNQIVLEGLLSDRGMVSFRQVLDKQDAAAIQAYVIERAHRDKVNLKTMQ, encoded by the coding sequence ATGAAATGTGTTGCGTGTAACTGTGCGAACCAAATTAACTGGTTTGCTTTCATTACGCTTATTCTGACTATCTTCTTGGTTGGTTGTGGTAGCCATAATGAACAGCGCTCAAATCTGTCTACGCCTGCCACTCAAGCTGTCGCCGATGTAAATACAAAAAGAATTTTGCAGGCTGAGCAAGAGCCGCAAAACTGGCTAACCCATGGCAGAACATATAACGAGCAGCGCTACAGTCTTTTGTCTCAAATTACCGAGGATAACATCGCTAATTTGGGGCTGGCTTGGTTTCACGATTTCGACACAAAACGCGGAATGGAGGCTACGCCGATCGTAGTGGATGGGGTGATTTATGTTTCTGGCAGCTGGAGTCGTGTCTATGCGCTTAACGCCGCCACGGGAGCATTGCTCTGGGAATACGACCCTAAGGTCCCTCCAGAGTGGGCGGTCAACCTCTGTTGCGATGTGGTTAATCGTGGCGTTGCGGTTTGGCAAGGGCGAGTGTACGTCGGCACCCTGGATGGTCGCTTAATTGCCTTGAGTGCAGATGATGGCCAGGTTGTCTGGTCGGTGCAGACTACGCCGACGGATAAACCTTATTCAATTACGGGCGCGCCACGTGTGGTTAAAGACAAAGTAATTATCGGCAACGGTGGCGCTGAACTGGGTGTACGAGGATTTGTTTCTGCTTATAGCGCCCAGTCTGGCGAGCTGGTCTGGCGTTTTTATACGGTACCGGGCGACCCTAACGAACCCTTTGAAAGTAAAGCATTGGAAATGGCCGCAAAAACCTGGCGGGGTGGTGAGTGGTGGAAAATAGGCGGCGGTGGCACAGTTTGGGATTCCATGGCCTATGATCCAGAATTGGATTTGCTCTATTTTGGTGTCGGTAACGGTTCTCCCTGGAGCCGATATTTGCGTAGCCCCGGTGGTGGCGATAACCTTTTCCTCTCCTCCATTGTCGCGGTTCGTCCTGATAGTGGTGAATACGTTTGGCATTATCAGACAACGCCTGGTGATAGTTGGGATTACACTGCTACACAGCACATGATATTGACTGATTTAGAAATTGATGGAAATCTGCGTAAGGTCATTATGCAGGCACCGAAAAATGGATTTTTCTATGTGCTGGATCGCAAGACCGGAGAGTTTATTTCGGCGCAGGCTTTCGTCGACGTCAATTGGGCTTCACATGTGGATGCCAAAAGTGGGCGTCCAGTGGTTAAGCCGGAGGCCTATTACGATCAGACCAAACCTTTCGTTTCGATGCCTGGCCCGGCGGGCGGCCATACCTGGCAACCCATGAGCTATAGCCCCAGCACGGGGTTGGTGTATATCCCGGCGATGAGCACGGCCTACCCCTATATGGTGGACGCTGGATTCCAGCATCAAAGCTTTGGCTGGAACACCGGAATTGATGATTTGGTAGCGGCTATGCCGGAAGATGAGGCGCAGCGGCGGGCGATTAAAGCCAGTTTAAAGGGGCGCTTGTTGGCCTGGGATCCAGTGCGACAACAAGTCAAATGGCAGGTGGAGCACGCCAATATCTGGAATGGTGGGGTTGTTTCCACCGCTACGAACCTCGTGTTTCAGGGTAATGGCGCTGGTTATTTGAATGCCTATAGCGCTGACCAAGGTAACAAGCTGTGGTCGTTTTTTGCACAGACTGGCATTATGGCGGCGCCTATCAGCTATGCCGTGGATGGTGAACAATATATTGCGGTAGCGGCGGGTTGGGGCGGCGGCGTACCTTTGATTATTGGCGGTATGCTGACCGAGGCGGCGAATCAGAATGTCAGTCGGTTACTGGTTTTTAAACTCGGTGGGAAGGAGCAATTACCACCGCTGAAGGTACAGCATAAAGAGCTTAATCCGCCAGCGATGACGGCATCGCCGGAAACTGTTCAGCAAGGCAAAGCCTTGTACCATAAGTATTGCGGTGCCTGTCATGGTAACAGCGTGATTAGCGGCGGTATACTGCCTGATTTGCGTTACACGCAAATGCATACAGTTTGGAATCAGATTGTGTTGGAAGGGCTTCTAAGTGATCGCGGCATGGTTTCCTTTCGTCAGGTCTTAGACAAACAGGATGCGGCGGCTATTCAGGCTTATGTGATAGAGCGAGCACACAGGGATAAGGTCAATCTTAAAACTATGCAATAA
- a CDS encoding AraC family transcriptional regulator — MKIAQASRTVDSQILGHLLGDFSVLDLAYGAAVEIKPEAAPDFYLVHIPVSGYAELHLGGKKLISTPETISISSPSMLSYVYMDHQSRHLNIRIERSKLEDHLYQLIGHEVYTPLIFALETPSQSAAGAALIQTLNNLFMQAKAVPEMFTHQQIIDQYKNLLMSILLSMFQHSYTDLLCNGKHNPVPWHVRQAKDYIEENLCDYISLAALAEFVGVSARTLQNGFRQFEGISPAEYIRGRRLQRLHQALLAADPALRITDIMLEQGITSFGRYAHYYQERYRCLPSETLKK; from the coding sequence ATGAAGATTGCTCAGGCCAGCCGAACCGTAGACAGCCAGATACTTGGGCATTTGTTGGGTGATTTTTCAGTCTTAGATCTCGCTTACGGCGCAGCGGTGGAAATTAAGCCCGAAGCGGCTCCTGATTTTTATCTAGTGCACATACCTGTCAGCGGCTATGCTGAGCTTCATCTTGGCGGTAAAAAATTAATCAGCACACCAGAAACTATTTCGATTTCCTCGCCGTCCATGCTGTCTTATGTGTATATGGATCACCAATCACGGCACCTGAATATACGAATCGAACGCAGCAAACTGGAAGACCATTTATACCAGCTGATAGGCCACGAGGTTTATACACCCCTTATTTTCGCATTGGAGACGCCAAGCCAATCAGCAGCAGGCGCAGCACTGATTCAGACCTTGAACAACCTTTTTATGCAAGCTAAAGCCGTGCCTGAAATGTTCACGCATCAACAGATTATCGATCAGTATAAAAATCTATTGATGTCGATCTTGTTATCTATGTTTCAACATTCTTATACGGATTTACTGTGCAATGGTAAGCACAACCCGGTACCTTGGCACGTGCGCCAGGCGAAGGACTACATCGAAGAAAATCTTTGTGATTATATTAGCCTGGCGGCATTGGCTGAATTTGTTGGCGTCAGTGCACGCACACTGCAAAACGGTTTTCGTCAATTTGAGGGAATATCCCCTGCCGAATATATTCGTGGCCGACGCTTGCAACGTTTACATCAAGCCCTTCTCGCCGCCGACCCGGCCTTGCGTATCACCGATATAATGCTGGAACAGGGAATTACCAGTTTTGGTCGTTACGCTCATTATTACCAAGAACGCTATCGCTGCCTGCCGTCAGAAACACTAAAAAAATAA
- a CDS encoding TonB-dependent receptor yields MITVFVLEQCRFGFFNPTRVGPFVTNAGDADIQGVELELLLAPAESWLISASLGYLDPERTKVGAGVQGLTESSRFENISDWNANLQLTKEIQLGDMGTLTPRLEWSYRSEFGTNSNNVPYDGPAAAPAFLGSPDLGFGIPNPAQLQDDYDLFNASVRWDGPNSDWSVTLGVENIGDEEYRTFGNQQDAFGFTTEIFDRGRQWYLDASYEF; encoded by the coding sequence ATGATAACCGTTTTCGTTCTTGAACAGTGCCGCTTTGGATTTTTTAATCCTACTCGCGTTGGCCCCTTCGTCACCAATGCTGGCGATGCGGACATTCAGGGTGTTGAGCTGGAACTGCTGTTGGCCCCGGCAGAGAGTTGGCTGATCAGCGCCAGTCTGGGTTATCTCGATCCAGAACGAACCAAAGTCGGCGCTGGCGTACAGGGTTTGACCGAGAGCAGCCGGTTCGAGAACATCTCTGATTGGAATGCCAACCTACAGCTCACCAAAGAAATTCAACTGGGAGATATGGGCACCTTAACACCGCGACTGGAATGGTCCTATCGCTCAGAGTTTGGAACCAACTCAAACAATGTGCCTTATGATGGTCCGGCTGCCGCACCGGCTTTTCTGGGTTCGCCGGATTTAGGTTTTGGTATTCCTAACCCGGCACAGTTGCAGGATGATTATGACCTGTTTAACGCCAGTGTGCGTTGGGATGGGCCGAACTCAGACTGGTCTGTTACCTTGGGAGTTGAGAACATTGGCGATGAGGAATACCGAACCTTCGGTAATCAACAGGACGCTTTTGGCTTTACTACAGAAATCTTTGATCGCGGGCGTCAGTGGTATCTGGATGCCAGCTATGAGTTTTAA
- a CDS encoding TonB-dependent receptor plug domain-containing protein — protein sequence MVSKFKNKPNLLYRLPNMVAAMGVLATAATVPAYAEDSKSRLTIEEVIVTARKREESVQDTPIAVSAFTGDGLEIRGVTDLSSLDNFSPNLVLNRSPSNSGVTNAAIYIRGIGQNDFSPVIDPGVGIYVDGVYLGRSVGGILDLVDLERVEVLRGPQGTLFGKNTIGGAVSLTSKRPSEEFGGKVGVKLGTDNRLNLSGTLDVPISDQLLTRISLASFNQDGHVDRVFDGKDLGDDDTIAAKFTALWLANDNLEVNFSFDYSKDDENGPALVTTGMEPINSGFFGPGGAPSMTLAQNTLAAQLAEPGGIAPGGTFFDPAAAGLPFNFGACFEQANLNNPEYQACFCSI from the coding sequence ATGGTGTCTAAATTCAAGAACAAACCGAACCTTCTCTATCGCCTGCCGAATATGGTGGCAGCAATGGGGGTTTTGGCGACAGCGGCTACGGTTCCGGCGTATGCGGAAGACAGCAAATCACGGTTAACGATAGAAGAAGTTATTGTTACGGCGCGGAAACGTGAAGAAAGCGTGCAGGATACGCCAATTGCTGTGTCTGCTTTTACGGGTGATGGTTTGGAGATCAGGGGTGTGACGGATTTGTCCAGTTTGGATAATTTCTCCCCAAATCTGGTGTTAAACCGCTCACCCAGTAATTCAGGGGTGACCAACGCGGCGATCTATATTCGCGGTATTGGTCAGAATGACTTTTCCCCAGTCATCGATCCGGGTGTGGGCATTTATGTCGACGGGGTTTATCTCGGACGTTCTGTAGGTGGCATATTGGATCTGGTTGATCTGGAGCGGGTAGAAGTGTTACGAGGACCGCAGGGCACCTTGTTCGGAAAAAATACCATTGGTGGTGCGGTCAGTTTGACCTCGAAGCGTCCGAGTGAAGAATTTGGTGGCAAAGTTGGCGTGAAACTGGGTACCGACAACCGTCTTAATCTGAGTGGTACTTTGGATGTTCCTATTAGCGACCAATTATTAACGCGGATATCGTTAGCCTCCTTTAATCAGGATGGTCATGTTGATCGGGTCTTTGACGGTAAGGACTTGGGTGATGACGATACTATTGCTGCTAAATTCACAGCACTGTGGCTAGCGAACGACAATTTGGAGGTCAATTTTTCCTTTGATTATTCGAAGGATGACGAAAATGGTCCGGCCCTGGTAACTACTGGCATGGAGCCAATCAATTCTGGTTTTTTCGGCCCGGGAGGAGCGCCATCCATGACGCTAGCGCAGAATACACTTGCCGCACAACTGGCAGAACCGGGTGGTATTGCTCCCGGCGGAACCTTCTTTGATCCGGCTGCGGCGGGATTACCTTTTAACTTTGGTGCCTGCTTCGAACAGGCCAATCTCAACAATCCGGAATACCAAGCTTGTTTTTGCAGCATCTGA
- the trpB gene encoding tryptophan synthase subunit beta — MSKYEFLPMPDEHGYFGEYGGQENIPPELKLVMDDIYRAYCEIRDSQGFQSELQNLFQHYVGRPSPIYFAKRLSEQLGGAEIYLKREDLNHTGAHKINHCIGEALLAKHMGKTKVLAETGAGQHGVALATACALLDLPCEIHMGEVDVQKEHPNVTRMKILGAKVISVTRGTRTLKDAVDSAFEAYLEDPQNYFYAIGSVVGPHPFPQMVRDFQRVVGDEAREQFQQMTGQLPNQIVACVGGGSNAMGIFTAFLEDDDVKITGVEPSGLGLNTPDHAATLSKGRPGSLHGYRSYVLMDEQGKTLPVYSIASGLDYPSVGPQHSYLHDIKRVEYVAADDQECLDAFMKLSQVEGIIPALESAHALAHAIKIAPQFGPEYKILVNLSGRGDKDVDFVADKLGL, encoded by the coding sequence ATGAGCAAGTATGAATTTCTCCCAATGCCCGATGAGCACGGTTATTTTGGCGAGTACGGTGGGCAGGAGAATATTCCACCCGAACTCAAGCTAGTAATGGACGACATTTATAGAGCCTACTGCGAAATTCGGGACAGCCAAGGATTTCAGTCCGAATTACAGAATCTTTTTCAACATTATGTGGGACGCCCCAGCCCCATATATTTTGCCAAGCGGCTTTCTGAGCAACTCGGAGGCGCTGAAATTTACCTAAAAAGAGAAGATCTTAATCACACCGGAGCGCATAAAATAAATCATTGCATTGGAGAAGCCTTGCTAGCAAAGCATATGGGTAAAACCAAGGTGCTAGCAGAAACAGGCGCTGGCCAACATGGTGTTGCCTTAGCCACCGCTTGCGCTTTATTGGACTTACCCTGTGAAATCCATATGGGCGAGGTCGATGTGCAAAAAGAACACCCGAACGTAACACGCATGAAAATACTGGGCGCCAAAGTTATCTCAGTTACTCGTGGCACCCGCACCCTCAAAGACGCAGTCGATAGCGCCTTCGAAGCCTACCTTGAAGATCCGCAAAATTATTTTTATGCGATTGGCTCCGTGGTTGGACCACACCCCTTCCCACAGATGGTGCGCGACTTTCAACGTGTCGTCGGCGATGAAGCACGCGAGCAGTTCCAACAAATGACCGGCCAACTACCTAATCAAATAGTTGCTTGTGTCGGCGGTGGCAGCAATGCGATGGGAATATTTACCGCCTTTTTAGAGGATGACGACGTTAAGATTACCGGGGTTGAGCCGAGCGGGCTTGGTCTCAATACTCCAGATCACGCCGCAACCCTAAGCAAAGGTCGTCCCGGCAGCTTACATGGCTATAGATCCTATGTACTGATGGACGAACAGGGTAAAACACTACCGGTATACTCGATTGCTTCTGGCCTGGACTATCCATCCGTTGGCCCACAGCATAGCTATTTGCATGATATTAAACGGGTTGAATACGTCGCTGCCGATGACCAGGAATGCCTGGATGCCTTTATGAAACTGTCACAGGTAGAGGGTATTATTCCGGCGTTGGAAAGTGCTCATGCGCTTGCGCACGCGATCAAAATAGCTCCCCAGTTCGGCCCAGAGTATAAAATCTTAGTTAACCTAAGCGGCCGCGGCGATAAGGATGTCGATTTCGTCGCCGACAAATTAGGCCTATAG
- the rhlB gene encoding ATP-dependent RNA helicase RhlB: MLYWPPFDTSYNEANLIRKLFQRKAKVEAAPPTKNSAAKTPAKKDIKGGHAQGTKRASHARKKTSPQNAPLKWDISQFQVPEIEGKTLFHSFDLPVELMHGIADLGFQYCSPIQAQSLPHTLTGHDLIGKAQTGTGKTAAFLINIINDLLNNPLEGERFGHEPRALIIAPTRELVMQIAEDSESLNKYTGLKTHALVGGMDYGKQQQRLRHEIVDILVATPGRLLDFCGNQDIYLDQIEIMVIDEADRMLDMGFIPQVRRIIRQTPQKIHRQTLLFSATFTPEVLSLSDQWTIDPIRVEIEPDSIATDTVTQHVYLCASDEKYKLLYNLLLQSDVDNVIIFANRRDQCRHLHEKLLRHGFKAGLLSGEIAQNKRVKTLEGFKSDQLNVLVATDVAGRGIHIDGVSHVVNYTLPEEPEDYVHRIGRTGRAGKSGTSISFACEEDAFQLMPIGTLLGKKIECEHPPQHLLVDTPPLGKAIRSESRQPIKSRNKSRTGDSRRRPSSR; the protein is encoded by the coding sequence ATGCTATACTGGCCGCCTTTTGATACTAGTTACAATGAGGCAAATTTGATCCGCAAGTTATTCCAAAGAAAGGCCAAGGTTGAAGCCGCTCCACCAACGAAGAATTCCGCAGCAAAGACACCAGCCAAGAAGGATATAAAGGGCGGCCATGCACAGGGTACGAAACGAGCCAGCCACGCTCGCAAAAAAACCAGCCCGCAAAATGCCCCTTTGAAGTGGGATATCAGCCAATTCCAAGTGCCCGAAATCGAAGGAAAAACTCTGTTTCACAGCTTCGATTTGCCCGTCGAGCTAATGCACGGTATTGCTGATCTCGGATTTCAATACTGCTCGCCAATTCAAGCACAGTCTTTACCTCACACGCTGACAGGGCATGACCTGATCGGCAAGGCGCAAACCGGAACGGGTAAAACCGCCGCATTTCTCATCAATATCATCAATGATCTGCTTAATAACCCGCTCGAGGGAGAGCGCTTCGGGCACGAACCTCGCGCCCTGATTATCGCACCGACACGAGAGTTGGTCATGCAGATCGCGGAAGATTCGGAATCACTCAATAAATATACCGGCCTTAAAACACACGCTTTGGTCGGCGGCATGGATTACGGTAAGCAACAACAACGCTTGCGCCATGAGATTGTCGATATCCTCGTCGCCACACCCGGTCGCCTGCTCGATTTTTGCGGCAATCAGGATATCTATCTGGATCAAATTGAAATCATGGTAATTGATGAAGCGGACCGCATGCTGGATATGGGTTTCATTCCGCAGGTTCGGCGGATTATCCGCCAGACACCGCAGAAAATTCATCGTCAAACCTTATTATTCAGTGCTACCTTTACTCCCGAAGTATTATCACTTTCCGATCAGTGGACGATTGACCCGATTAGAGTGGAAATTGAGCCAGACAGCATTGCCACCGATACGGTCACCCAGCATGTCTATCTTTGCGCGAGTGATGAGAAATACAAACTACTCTATAACCTGCTGCTGCAGTCAGACGTGGATAACGTGATTATTTTTGCCAATCGTCGTGATCAATGTCGTCACCTGCATGAAAAATTACTACGTCATGGCTTTAAGGCGGGATTGCTATCAGGAGAGATAGCCCAAAATAAACGCGTAAAAACCTTAGAAGGGTTCAAATCAGATCAACTTAACGTGCTGGTAGCGACTGACGTTGCTGGCAGAGGCATCCATATTGACGGCGTTAGCCATGTGGTTAACTACACTTTACCGGAAGAACCTGAGGACTATGTGCATAGAATAGGCCGTACCGGACGAGCAGGCAAAAGTGGCACTTCTATTAGTTTTGCCTGCGAAGAGGATGCTTTTCAGCTCATGCCTATTGGCACGTTACTCGGTAAAAAAATTGAATGTGAGCATCCACCACAGCATCTGTTGGTCGACACGCCACCACTGGGCAAAGCCATTCGTTCCGAGTCACGCCAACCCATAAAATCTCGCAACAAATCACGAACTGGCGATTCACGTCGACGCCCATCTTCTCGCTAG
- a CDS encoding Lrp/AsnC family transcriptional regulator: MESKIDRIDRNILELLQKNSGLTHQQIADKIGSSPTSVWRRIQNLEAKGVISARVALLDRKTIGLNVCVICNVKLSHHSDETRLTFESFVASLPEVTECYAVSGSHDYTLKVVVKDVEAYERLLTRQLLNHPLVDSAASSFTLREVKYSTRLTPP, from the coding sequence ATGGAATCAAAAATTGACCGGATTGATAGAAATATTCTTGAATTGCTACAAAAGAACTCAGGGCTTACCCATCAGCAGATAGCCGATAAAATTGGCAGCTCACCAACCTCTGTTTGGCGACGTATCCAGAACTTGGAGGCCAAAGGAGTGATTAGTGCCCGCGTCGCCCTGCTTGATCGTAAAACTATCGGCCTCAACGTCTGTGTAATCTGTAATGTTAAGTTAAGCCATCATAGTGATGAAACGCGGTTGACGTTCGAGAGCTTTGTAGCTTCACTTCCAGAAGTCACCGAATGTTATGCGGTTTCCGGTAGTCATGATTATACGCTCAAGGTGGTAGTGAAGGACGTGGAAGCCTATGAAAGGCTGCTAACACGGCAATTACTCAATCACCCATTGGTGGATTCTGCTGCTTCAAGCTTTACCCTTAGAGAAGTCAAATACAGTACTCGACTTACGCCGCCCTAG
- a CDS encoding winged helix-turn-helix transcriptional regulator, which translates to MPYRLNNLSERVSVALSRIYSDEFDISVAEWRILATLAEYPHLLAKEIGLQTHMDKVKVSRAVGTLDQKQCLIKEKDMNDSRAIRLALNAKGLTLYENIAHKALEWEKSLLAGLSGQQKKGLYELLGYLDERVSAMTKKG; encoded by the coding sequence ATGCCCTATCGCTTGAATAACCTGTCGGAAAGGGTAAGTGTAGCGCTATCAAGGATTTACTCAGATGAATTTGATATTAGTGTAGCGGAGTGGCGCATACTGGCGACGCTGGCGGAGTATCCACATTTGCTGGCTAAGGAGATTGGACTGCAAACTCATATGGATAAAGTCAAAGTATCAAGAGCTGTCGGCACCTTGGATCAAAAGCAATGCTTGATTAAGGAAAAAGATATGAACGATAGCCGCGCTATACGCCTGGCGCTGAACGCAAAGGGATTAACGCTGTACGAAAATATTGCACACAAGGCGTTAGAATGGGAAAAGTCTTTGTTGGCAGGGTTGAGCGGGCAGCAGAAAAAAGGTCTTTATGAATTGCTCGGTTATCTTGATGAGCGGGTGAGCGCCATGACAAAAAAAGGTTAA
- a CDS encoding homogentisate 1,2-dioxygenase, with protein sequence MSAKKWLTFPIQEGETSRQAHCDFPEGTYERELGREGFFGPVTHMHHQNPPTGWIDWEGPLQPRAFDFNQLTANSLSPYDAPVTLENNNLAVRQWKTDSSMTHLVRNSDGDELLFIHYGSGDLYCDYGHLSVRDGDYIMIPRGTAWRIDVTDPLTVLMMENKDGAYTMPDRGILGPNAIYDPAILDHPKINSAFKAQQGNSTWQVHIKRLNQLSKVTFPFNPLDAVGWHGDNTVVRLNWRDIRPLMSHRYHLPPSAHSTFVGNGFIICTFCPRPIESDPGALKVPFFHNNDDYDEVLFYHRGNFFSRDNIEEGMVTFHPCGFAHGPHPKALKKALTNPNKETDEVAVMIDTRYSLSVTEVAVKTENLDYINSWKSPGKDL encoded by the coding sequence ATGAGCGCCAAAAAGTGGCTAACTTTTCCGATTCAGGAAGGCGAAACGTCTCGCCAAGCCCATTGTGATTTTCCTGAAGGAACCTATGAACGCGAGCTTGGACGGGAAGGTTTCTTCGGTCCCGTCACTCACATGCACCACCAAAATCCACCAACTGGCTGGATTGATTGGGAAGGCCCGCTACAACCGCGAGCTTTTGACTTTAACCAACTGACCGCCAATAGTCTTTCACCCTACGACGCGCCAGTCACCCTAGAAAATAATAATCTTGCCGTACGCCAGTGGAAAACCGATAGCAGCATGACGCACTTAGTGCGCAACAGCGATGGTGACGAATTACTGTTTATCCATTACGGCAGCGGTGACCTTTATTGTGATTATGGCCATCTCAGCGTTAGGGATGGCGACTACATCATGATTCCGCGTGGCACAGCCTGGCGTATTGATGTCACAGACCCGTTAACAGTGCTGATGATGGAAAACAAAGATGGTGCCTACACGATGCCGGATCGCGGCATTCTGGGCCCAAATGCCATTTATGATCCCGCGATTCTTGACCACCCTAAAATTAACAGCGCCTTTAAGGCTCAGCAGGGCAACAGTACTTGGCAGGTTCATATTAAGCGCCTCAACCAGCTTAGCAAAGTCACTTTTCCCTTCAATCCGCTAGATGCGGTTGGCTGGCATGGCGACAATACGGTGGTGCGATTAAACTGGCGCGATATCAGACCGCTGATGAGCCATCGCTACCATTTACCGCCTTCGGCGCACAGTACCTTTGTCGGTAACGGTTTTATCATATGCACTTTTTGCCCGCGTCCGATCGAGTCCGATCCAGGCGCTTTGAAAGTACCCTTTTTCCATAATAACGATGATTATGATGAAGTACTCTTCTACCATCGCGGTAATTTTTTCAGCCGCGATAATATTGAAGAGGGGATGGTCACCTTCCACCCCTGCGGTTTTGCTCACGGGCCTCACCCCAAAGCGTTAAAGAAGGCGCTGACCAACCCTAACAAGGAAACCGATGAAGTGGCCGTCATGATAGATACGCGCTATTCGCTTTCGGTAACCGAGGTTGCAGTAAAAACCGAAAACCTTGATTATATTAATTCCTGGAAATCACCTGGAAAGGATTTATAA
- a CDS encoding fumarylacetoacetate hydrolase family protein, translating to MKLASLKQGRDGQLVVVSRDLTRAIAVPEIANTLQQALDDWAELEPRLQAISEQLNANTISAAFAFNPALCDAPLPRAYHWADGSAYVTHVELVRKARGAELPESFWTDPLMYMGASDAFIGPCDDIPVESEDWGIDFESEVVVFTDDVPAGTKPEGARKHIKLVALVNDVSLRNLIPAELGKQFGFYQSKPWTSFTPVAVTPDELGDSWDGAKVHLPLISTLNDEQIGAPNAGQDMIFDFAQLITHAAKSRALMTGTVIGSGTIANVGSPTGSSCLAEVRCLETIADGKPSTPFMRFGDRIRIEMKDAQGNSIFGAIDQQVVQYHPPV from the coding sequence GTGAAACTTGCTTCGTTAAAACAAGGCCGTGACGGCCAACTAGTGGTGGTCTCACGAGACCTCACACGCGCCATTGCCGTACCTGAAATTGCCAACACTTTGCAGCAGGCGCTGGATGACTGGGCGGAATTGGAACCGCGCTTGCAAGCCATTTCCGAACAGCTGAACGCCAACACCATAAGCGCTGCCTTTGCTTTCAATCCGGCACTATGTGACGCCCCCTTACCACGCGCCTATCATTGGGCTGACGGCAGCGCCTATGTCACCCACGTTGAGTTAGTGCGCAAAGCCCGCGGTGCCGAGCTACCCGAATCCTTTTGGACCGACCCGCTAATGTATATGGGCGCATCCGATGCCTTTATCGGCCCCTGCGACGACATCCCGGTTGAATCGGAGGATTGGGGTATCGATTTTGAATCAGAGGTCGTGGTGTTTACGGATGATGTTCCCGCTGGGACAAAACCCGAGGGCGCACGCAAACATATCAAATTAGTGGCGTTGGTCAATGACGTTTCCTTGCGTAACCTGATTCCAGCAGAGTTAGGCAAACAGTTCGGGTTTTATCAATCCAAACCCTGGACTAGCTTTACTCCGGTCGCCGTCACCCCAGATGAACTTGGTGATAGCTGGGATGGCGCTAAAGTGCACTTACCACTAATCAGTACGCTTAATGACGAACAGATCGGTGCGCCTAATGCTGGCCAGGATATGATCTTTGACTTTGCCCAACTGATCACTCATGCGGCCAAATCGAGAGCACTGATGACCGGCACCGTCATTGGTTCAGGCACCATAGCCAACGTCGGCAGTCCTACCGGATCATCCTGCCTCGCTGAAGTTCGCTGCTTGGAAACCATTGCTGATGGCAAGCCCTCAACACCCTTCATGCGTTTTGGTGATCGCATCCGCATTGAAATGAAGGACGCTCAAGGCAACTCCATCTTTGGCGCGATTGACCAACAGGTGGTGCAATACCATCCACCCGTATAA